A window from Rhodobium gokarnense encodes these proteins:
- a CDS encoding NnrU family protein, producing MITFLAALFCFFLFHAVPAQPAVRRRLVAMLGRRPYLAAYSVLSTLLLAWLIVAAWKAPYVPLWAPEPWQAGLAVVLVPIGLFLTVAGAVSANPFSVTLTAAPFDPERPGIIALTRHPVLWGLFFWGFAHTIANGDAVGLILFGTLTVFAGTGTLIADRRARRRLGLEEWERLARGTSNLPLAALVSGKARWTADRAQALGLAASLAASLYLLLAGGHLALFGVDPLIWWR from the coding sequence GCAGCCGGCCGTGCGCCGGCGGCTGGTGGCGATGCTGGGGCGAAGACCCTATCTCGCCGCCTATTCGGTGCTCTCAACGCTGCTGCTTGCCTGGCTGATCGTTGCGGCATGGAAAGCCCCCTATGTGCCGCTGTGGGCGCCCGAGCCGTGGCAGGCGGGGCTTGCCGTCGTGCTTGTCCCCATCGGTCTTTTCCTGACGGTTGCCGGTGCGGTCTCCGCCAATCCGTTCTCCGTGACGCTCACCGCCGCGCCGTTCGATCCCGAACGACCGGGGATTATTGCCCTCACCCGCCATCCGGTGCTCTGGGGTCTCTTCTTCTGGGGGTTCGCCCACACCATCGCCAATGGCGACGCGGTCGGACTCATCCTCTTCGGCACCCTCACCGTCTTTGCCGGAACGGGGACCCTCATCGCCGACCGGCGGGCCAGGCGCCGCCTCGGCCTTGAGGAATGGGAAAGGCTCGCCCGCGGCACGTCCAACCTGCCCCTAGCCGCACTGGTTTCAGGCAAGGCGCGCTGGACAGCCGACCGGGCGCAGGCCCTCGGCCTTGCCGCTTCCCTTGCCGCCAGCCTCTACCTGCTCCTCGCCGGCGGTCACCTCGCCCTTTTCGGCGTCGACCCGCTTATCTGGTGGCGCTGA